Within Marinomonas mediterranea MMB-1, the genomic segment GCTTTTTGGATTATGTTCAATCTCATGAAGGGGTTTGGATTACTAGACGCTGTGATATTGCCAAGCATTGGATGGAGAACCATCCTCCAAAGCGGTAGGGCGTGTCTCAATATGCGCCAATATTATTGAGCCTACGGAAACAAAGAGTTAACCGCAGTGACGTTAATCTGTCACGACGATTCTTTTATAGTGGTTGTTATAGATAAGCCAGAATTTACTGGTGTTTTAAGATATTTAAATGGAGAGAACATGAAACTACTCGCTTTTGCAGGATCTAACAGCAAAACGTCCATCAACAAGCAGTTGGTGACGTACGCTGCGTCTTTAGTTGACGCATCCGAGGTTGAAATTCTAGACCTTAACGATTACGAAATGCCGATCTATAGCGTAGAGCGCAACGAAGAAGGCATGCCAGAATTGGCGACTCAGTTCTTTAACAAAATTGGGGCAGCAGACGGCGTTATCATTTCCTTTGCTGAATACAATGGCTCTTACTCATCGGCCTATAAAAACATCTTTGACTGGATGTCACGCATTGATATGAAGGTTTTCCAGAACAAACCTATGATCATGATGGCGTCTTCTCCTGGCTCAATGGGCGGTGCGAGTGTGTTAGCCGCTGCGAAAGGTTCAGCGCCTTATTTTGCGGCGGACGTAAAAGCAACCTTATCAGTACCTAAGTTCTACGATGTATTTGATTCCGAAGCTGGCAAGATGAAAGACGCTGATATGGATGAGGCGCTAAGAAAAGCATTGTCTGAGGCATTTACGCTAAAAGCCTAGTAAATTGTCTAGATTGACTGGTTAGAAGCTAAAAGAGGCCTTATTGAGGCCTCTTTTATTAGCATGGCATGTATGTTTTTACTACCAAGGGTTGCCGTTGTTTATAAGCGGTTTAAGTTCGATCAACCTGAATAGTGGGAGCGAAGTTGTAAAACGCTAGGATGTTAAATGACCCCTGAGAAATAGTTGTTGTAGCCTTGTTGAGAGCAACGTTAGTCGAAAACCACTTCTTCCGGCACAGTCACGAAAATTGAATGGCGTACTTCGTTAAACAGGGCCTTGCTACAATGGCCTTGGCCTTGTGTATCTTCCAATAGAATTAAATCGCCACCACTAAACTGGCGCGTTTCCCCAGAAGAAACCGTAAACTCGCACCGACCTTTTATTATGAATACAAACTGTCGAGTAGGAGCAGGGTGCCATTTGAAATCATAGTCGGCAGGCGTTTCTCGAAAAATGATGTTTCCAGCGGGAAATTTTTCAGACAAGAAGCCAATCGCTCCACCCTCTTTTAACGCAATGTTTAGTTCACCGAAATGGCTACTGCCATCAGCGTCGTTGTAGATTCGTGTGATGTTCATAGTCTCTCTCTGCTTCTCAGTTTTTGTTGTGATGGCAGCGCTCGTAAGAATATCTTGAGTGTCTTTATCTACATTGTTCTTCTTATCGCTTACACTTCAATTTTACGCAGCGCTCGACCTAATACTTCCAGAGTTACCTCGACGTCGCTTTCCATGATGGCTTCCGCTGGGTGATGACTAATGCCTTTCTCACAGCGCATAAACAACATAGCAACGGGGCAAATATCTGCGATCGCCATCGCATCGTGACCCGCTCCTGAAAGCAGTGTTAATGGCGAATAGTTCGATTCGCTGATTGCCTCTTTCAGGATTGATTGAAGTGCACCATCACAGTGAACGGCGCTGGCACTGTGTGTTTGTTTGGATGACAGCGTGACATTGCGCTTTGTTGCAATGTGTTGGAATCCTTTAAGAATGTCGTCTAACGCTGCTTCGCGTTTGTCATCGGATGCGCTGCGAATGTCTAGCGAGAATTCAGTCAGACCTGAGATGACGTTGACGCCATTTGGTCGGTTAGCAATACGCCCCACGGTTGCAACAATGTCCTGTTGCGTGGCGATTTTCTCTACCATTAAGATCATTTCACTGGTGGCGCAAAGTGCATCTTGTCTAAGTGGCATTGGTACCGTGCCAGCGTGTCCCGCCATGCCTTGTACGGTGAAATCAAAGCGCTTTGCCCCAGCAATACCGCTGACAATGCCAACAGGCATATTTTGGTTTTCTAGGACGGGACCTTGCTCTATATGCAGCTCCAAATAGCCCAACAAGTTTGTTTTGTCGATGGCTGCGTTAAGGACTGAGTCGAATGCCAATCCGAATTCTTCTAGCGCCTGTTTAAGGCTGATGCCGTCGTCGTCTTCGACGTGTTCCCAGTCTTTTTCCCATTGCCCTGTTAGTGCCCTGCTGCCTAATAACGTTGAGCTGAATCGCGTGCCTTCTTCGTCGCCAAATCCGACGATGTCTAGATGAAACGGAAACTCGATACCGTATTGATTAAACGCTTTGATCAAGGTGAGAGGAGCAATGACGCCCAGCATGCCATCGTATTTTCCGCCATTAGGAACCGTGTCTAAATGGCTTCCTAAAATAAAACGCTTAGCGTCAGGCTTTTTACTTTCATAGCGTCCCCAAAGGTTCCCTGCTTCGTCTTGCCAAGTGGTCATTCCTGCGTCTTGAAGCCAGCCTCCGACCAAAGCATTGGCAGCTTTATGCTCGGTCGTTAAGTAGCGACGATCGAGATAGTCGCTGCATTGACTGATTTTCCCCAGTTCATCACAACGTTGCATGACTTGCTTTGCTAGACTGGCATACCTAATTTCGCTGAATGACGTCATATTATTTCTCGTCGCAATAAACAGACATGGCCGCGTCGATTGCGTCACCTAATGGCAGTTTACATCCACCACGACGTAATACGGTTTCTAATGATTGTAGCGTATGTAGGACGGCATCTTGACGAGCGTTATAGCCCATCGTACCGATACGCCATATTTTGCCTTTTAATGGGCCAAAACTGGTGCCGATTTCAATGTTAAACGTATCGAGTAGCGTTTTGCGGATGGATTCCCCATCGACCTCATCAGGAATACTGACGCCGACAACATTCGTCATTTTATGTTGTAGGTCGCCAAACGGTGTCAGTCCCATTGCTTGCACACCCGCGAGCATGGCGTCGCCAGCCAGCTTGTGGCGTTTTAGAACCTTCTCTTGACCTTCTGATAACAAGGCGAGTGCGCACTCTCGTGCGCCAAATAGCATAGTGGCCGCTTCTGTATGATGATTAAGTCGCTCTTCGCCCCAGTAATCCATAATCATAGATAGATCAAAGTAGTTCGAGCGAATGCGTTGACCTTTAGCGTCTTGGTGATGCGCATCCCGAATGCCTGCTTCGACATGATGACGTTTGCGGACGTGCTGAACAAAACGCTCACTCATGGTGATAGGGGCACTGCCTGAAGGGCCGCCGAGACATTTCTGTAAGCCAACCGTAACGGCATCGACCTGCCATTTGTCCGTTTCAAATGGATTACCGGCTATCGAAGCGGTCGCATCGGTATAAAAAAGCACATCGTGAGCACGACAAATCGCGCCGAGTTCATCAAGCGGTTGAAGCATGGTCGTAGACGTATCACCTTGAACAATCGCAAGTAATTTTGGCTTCACTTTTTTGATGGCTTCTTCAATCTGTTCTGGTTTGAAGACTTCACCCCAAGGTGCTTCTATTGTGTGAACATCTGCGTCGGCGCGTTCTGCTATTTCTGCGAGTAGGTGACCAAATCGTCCGAAGATTGGCACCAGCACTTTATCGCCAGGCTCTAAGATCGAAACGATGGCGGCTTCTATTCCAGCTCGGGACGTACCATCTATTAAAAAGGTTTGCTCGTTTTGGGTGTTGAATACCTGGCGATAAAGCGACATGACCTCATTCATATAGTTTGTCATTGCTGGATCATATTGTCCGACCAATTGTGTCGACATCGCGGTCAATACTCGCGGGTAACAATTGATTGGCCCCGGCCCCATGAGCAATCTGGGTGGTAATGATAGAGGTTGCATGTATGCGCTCCTATAAGGATTCTAAAGTCGGTGTTCGCTAACGCGATAAGGTCTTAAACAAAACGAGCTGATGTTAAAACGGGCTTAAAACAAAACCTGATACAGCATGCGTAGACCTGTAATGATTAATACGACGGCAAACACTTTTTTGAGCTTCGCGGCATCTAATTTGTTTGCGATGCCAGCACCAACTGGCGCAAACAATACGGTCAAAGGAACGATAAACGCAAAACCAATGAGGTTAACCAAACCGACGGTGCCGAACGGAGCGTCAGAAGGGCTTTGTCCAAAGATTAGCATTGTCACCGCAGCAGGGAGTGAAATGATCAAGCCCACTGCCGCTGCTGTGCCCACTGCTTTGTGTGCGGGGTAATTGCAGAACGTAAGTGTGGGGACCGTGAGTGTACCGCCACCAATGCCGACCATGCTGCTGAAAAAGCCGATGCAGTAACCAATAATGCCACGACCCAATTTACCCGGCAGAGAAGAGAACAGGGCTTCTTTGCGGCCAACCAGCATATTGATTGCGGAAAGGGTCGCGATGACGCCAAACAAAAGCGTGAGCCATTCACCTTCCACTTGCGTGACGACATAACTGCCAACCAGAACGCCGATGAAAACAAAGAAACCAAGTTGTTTTAATAGATCAAAATCAACGTTGCCTTTCGCCTTGTGTGAGCGAATGGAGCTGATCGAGGTGGGAATAATCGTAGCCAAAGACGTCGCTGTTGCAACGAGCATAGCCGAGTCCGCGCTCACGCCCAATCCTTGATAGAGGAAAAACAAAACTGGCACAATGACGATCCCGCCGCCGACGCCCAACAACCCTGCCAGCAATCCTGCAACCACACCTGTGCCCATCATGGCTATTAACATGGAAATATTTTCCATTAAAAATGACATTTACTTTCTACTCCACAAAACATCTGTAAAAAATTGACCGTAAAAGGTCGTCCAATAATCGTTATTCACAACGGCTGGCATCTGCGCGGCCATCGCTACGAGGGTCCGTGGCTGCACTTGTTGCGCCATCGGCATGGCAGACAACGGCGCCAGCGTGTCCCATTAATTCATTACACGCCGGAACGGTGACCAAGTCATGACCGCGTGCTTTTAAAGCGTCTCCCATTTCGTTTGCAATGTCAGACTCAAGTTTCAAATTGTGACTTTGATCTCCCCAAGTTCGACCAAGTAACCAGCGGCCTTCACTAATTGCTTGAGACAAGGACTTACTGTGGTACACATATCTGCTGAAAAGCGCCGCTTGAGTTTGCGGCTGGCCTTCTCCCCCCATTGTGCCATAGCTCATTCGACGACCATCGCTGAGTTCGGCAAACGCAGGGTTAAGCGTATGAAAGGGCTTTAGTTTCGGTGCGAGCTGCTGTAGAGAGCCTTCTTCTAATGTAAAAGAGGAGCCTCGGTTGTTCCAAACAATACCTGTAGACGGGCTGACGATGCCGCTGCCAAATTCCCAATACAGACTTTGAATGTAACTTACCATCCGCCCCTGATCATCACATGCGCCCATCCAAATAGTATCGCCTTGTTTCGCGACATGCGGCCAAGGTTGGGCCGCTTCGTTTGAAATCTGTTTTAGCATGGCGTCAAGCGACTCTTCACTTAGTAGGGAGGACAAGTCAATGTCTAAGCGAGACGAGTCAGTGACGTATTGATTGCGCGCGATAAAAGCTTGTTTTGTTGCTTCAATGAGTAAGTGTACGCTGTCGACGTCTGTTTCCACCTGAGAGCGAAGCTGATCGTACAAAGCAAGGATAATAAGCGACGCAATGCCTTGTGTCGGTGCTGGCAAGTTGTAAAGGGTGCCTGCTTGAGTACGTACTTCTAGCGGTGTCACGATTTGAGCACTGTATTGCGCAAAGTCCTCTAGCTGTATTGGTGACCCTGCATGTTCTAGGTCAGCAGCAAGCGATGCAGCGATTTCCCCATGATAGAAATCTTGTAGACCTCGTTGAGAGAGTGCTTCTAAAGTGTCACCAAGCTTGGACAAACCCAAGATTGTGCCTTTTTTAAGCACGTTACCTTGATTTAAAAAGGTCTCGAAGCCAAGTAAATCAGACAGATCAGAATGCGTTTTTTTGCTTGCATCTTCAAGGCTTTGAGTGACTTCTATGCCGCCTCTCGCGTGGCTAATAGCATCGCTTAACAGTGCTGACAAAGAGAGGCTATCTTCCGGTAGATTGTCTTTCGAATTATTGCTGCTCCATGCATGACTGATTTGCAACGCTTTGTCCCAACCGGACACCGCGCCCGCCATGGTTAACGCGGCTTTGCCTCCTCGGGAAGGGATAGCGTCGTGTCCTTGATAAAATTCGGTTGTCGCTCCGTTTGCAGCGACTCCTGAAGCATCAATAGCAATTGGCTTTTTACCCGGTTCACTGATTAGCCAGAATCCATCGCCACCTAAACCGTTCATATGAGGATAGACAACCGCAATGGTGGCTGCGGCAGCGACCATTGCTTCGATTGCCGTTCCACCTTGTTGAAGTATTTTGGTTCCCGCTTCTGTCGCAGCAGAATGCGGCGCAGTAAACGCGATGGAGGTTGGGCTGTGTTCGGTCATGCTGCGGAAATTTGTCACTTTGTTACCCTTCTATTGTTGTTTTTGTGAGCCAGACTTTAGCTTGTTGAATGAGTTGTAAATCGCTGTTTTTTGGGCCGATGAGTGACAGACCGCACGGTGCTCCATCAATGTTACAAACTGGTAAATGCAGCTGGGGTAATCCTGCTAGACCTGCAATCGCAGTGAGATTCATCAGGTGGATCCGGTAATCGGCCAACTCGTCATCGGGTGTCGACAGTAGAGGAGACCTGCCAGGTGTTGTTGGTATGATTAAAATAGCACCTTTTAACTCAGAATCTATCCAGCGAGTAAACGTGTCCCGTTGTATGGCTGCATGCTTTTGGTCGTCGCTTGAAATGCTCTTGCACCAATTAAAGCGCATACGTATATCGGGTGCAATAATGGGGTTGTGTTCGGCTAACCATTCACCGTGTTGTTCTAGGATTTCAGCACCTTGAAGCGTGCGAAACGTTTCACTTGCCTTCCAAGCGTCGAGGTCAATTTCGAGCGATTCTGTTTTTTCACTGTTATTGAGCCATGTATCCAGCTGCGTTTGTATTTGGTTAGCATGCTCGACCGACTGAATTAAATTGTCTGCAATCAAGATTTTTTGAATCGTTTCTGAATGCTTGGAGGCGAGGAGTGCATTTGCCGTCGCTTCCAAAT encodes:
- a CDS encoding NADPH-dependent FMN reductase, translating into MKLLAFAGSNSKTSINKQLVTYAASLVDASEVEILDLNDYEMPIYSVERNEEGMPELATQFFNKIGAADGVIISFAEYNGSYSSAYKNIFDWMSRIDMKVFQNKPMIMMASSPGSMGGASVLAAAKGSAPYFAADVKATLSVPKFYDVFDSEAGKMKDADMDEALRKALSEAFTLKA
- a CDS encoding cupin domain-containing protein; the encoded protein is MNITRIYNDADGSSHFGELNIALKEGGAIGFLSEKFPAGNIIFRETPADYDFKWHPAPTRQFVFIIKGRCEFTVSSGETRQFSGGDLILLEDTQGQGHCSKALFNEVRHSIFVTVPEEVVFD
- a CDS encoding allantoate amidohydrolase, with protein sequence MTSFSEIRYASLAKQVMQRCDELGKISQCSDYLDRRYLTTEHKAANALVGGWLQDAGMTTWQDEAGNLWGRYESKKPDAKRFILGSHLDTVPNGGKYDGMLGVIAPLTLIKAFNQYGIEFPFHLDIVGFGDEEGTRFSSTLLGSRALTGQWEKDWEHVEDDDGISLKQALEEFGLAFDSVLNAAIDKTNLLGYLELHIEQGPVLENQNMPVGIVSGIAGAKRFDFTVQGMAGHAGTVPMPLRQDALCATSEMILMVEKIATQQDIVATVGRIANRPNGVNVISGLTEFSLDIRSASDDKREAALDDILKGFQHIATKRNVTLSSKQTHSASAVHCDGALQSILKEAISESNYSPLTLLSGAGHDAMAIADICPVAMLFMRCEKGISHHPAEAIMESDVEVTLEVLGRALRKIEV
- a CDS encoding pyridoxal-phosphate-dependent aminotransferase family protein; amino-acid sequence: MQPLSLPPRLLMGPGPINCYPRVLTAMSTQLVGQYDPAMTNYMNEVMSLYRQVFNTQNEQTFLIDGTSRAGIEAAIVSILEPGDKVLVPIFGRFGHLLAEIAERADADVHTIEAPWGEVFKPEQIEEAIKKVKPKLLAIVQGDTSTTMLQPLDELGAICRAHDVLFYTDATASIAGNPFETDKWQVDAVTVGLQKCLGGPSGSAPITMSERFVQHVRKRHHVEAGIRDAHHQDAKGQRIRSNYFDLSMIMDYWGEERLNHHTEAATMLFGARECALALLSEGQEKVLKRHKLAGDAMLAGVQAMGLTPFGDLQHKMTNVVGVSIPDEVDGESIRKTLLDTFNIEIGTSFGPLKGKIWRIGTMGYNARQDAVLHTLQSLETVLRRGGCKLPLGDAIDAAMSVYCDEK
- a CDS encoding sulfite exporter TauE/SafE family protein, which translates into the protein MSFLMENISMLIAMMGTGVVAGLLAGLLGVGGGIVIVPVLFFLYQGLGVSADSAMLVATATSLATIIPTSISSIRSHKAKGNVDFDLLKQLGFFVFIGVLVGSYVVTQVEGEWLTLLFGVIATLSAINMLVGRKEALFSSLPGKLGRGIIGYCIGFFSSMVGIGGGTLTVPTLTFCNYPAHKAVGTAAAVGLIISLPAAVTMLIFGQSPSDAPFGTVGLVNLIGFAFIVPLTVLFAPVGAGIANKLDAAKLKKVFAVVLIITGLRMLYQVLF
- a CDS encoding gamma-glutamyltransferase family protein produces the protein MTEHSPTSIAFTAPHSAATEAGTKILQQGGTAIEAMVAAAATIAVVYPHMNGLGGDGFWLISEPGKKPIAIDASGVAANGATTEFYQGHDAIPSRGGKAALTMAGAVSGWDKALQISHAWSSNNSKDNLPEDSLSLSALLSDAISHARGGIEVTQSLEDASKKTHSDLSDLLGFETFLNQGNVLKKGTILGLSKLGDTLEALSQRGLQDFYHGEIAASLAADLEHAGSPIQLEDFAQYSAQIVTPLEVRTQAGTLYNLPAPTQGIASLIILALYDQLRSQVETDVDSVHLLIEATKQAFIARNQYVTDSSRLDIDLSSLLSEESLDAMLKQISNEAAQPWPHVAKQGDTIWMGACDDQGRMVSYIQSLYWEFGSGIVSPSTGIVWNNRGSSFTLEEGSLQQLAPKLKPFHTLNPAFAELSDGRRMSYGTMGGEGQPQTQAALFSRYVYHSKSLSQAISEGRWLLGRTWGDQSHNLKLESDIANEMGDALKARGHDLVTVPACNELMGHAGAVVCHADGATSAATDPRSDGRADASRCE
- a CDS encoding amidase, with the protein product MDHSITQNPFMPLNDQALKQTERMTCMQDSKGVPLTGMRLAVKDLFHIAGLPTSAGNPTWLATHETPSQTASSVQTLFDNGACFCGKTITDELAYSLNGQNIHYGTPCNPTNPDRLPGGSTSGSAVAVASDFADIGLGTDTGGSIRVPASYNGLFGLRPTHGVIAVDGLVPLAPSFDTVGWLAQDLDHLEATANALLASKHSETIQKILIADNLIQSVEHANQIQTQLDTWLNNSEKTESLEIDLDAWKASETFRTLQGAEILEQHGEWLAEHNPIIAPDIRMRFNWCKSISSDDQKHAAIQRDTFTRWIDSELKGAILIIPTTPGRSPLLSTPDDELADYRIHLMNLTAIAGLAGLPQLHLPVCNIDGAPCGLSLIGPKNSDLQLIQQAKVWLTKTTIEG